The DNA sequence AGCCAGCCCACTCTTTTTTGAAACAACTATGTCCCTTGAAGTGTATGGAATCAATATTCACGGTGAATTTTTCCTTCCGCACGTCATTTCATTCGTTACAGTATTAGTGATGAGGCAGTTCAATACGCTAATTTCTGAGTGTATCGTATATTGTATAGACTGTCAACGATTATTTCTAATTTGATGTCCAATTCGTCTAAGTCGATAGGGAATCGATACTTCTGTTTTACGACATAGAGCAGGGGATTTTTTCGCATTGACACGCGGGGTTCTGTCGTCTATTATGCGAGGGGTTTTTTCAGGAGGGATTTGCGATGCAGAGTAAGATATTGGGCAGAACGGGGTTGGAGGTTCCAATCGTCAGTTTTGGCACGGCATTTCTCGCTCGTGTGATGGGGGCAGATGGTCATTTTTTGCCGGGTGTCGATGAAGATGTGGGCGTAGAGAATGTGGTGGCTGCTATTGAGGCGGGATGTACGCTGGTCGATACAGCGCCGCTTTACGGGAATACCGTGAGCGAGAAAATTATTGGTCGCGCGTTGCGCGAACGCCCTGATCTGGCTGAAAAGTGTACGGTGACGACAAAGGTGGGAAGATCGGGAAATGAATACGATTTCTCTTTCGACGGGGTGATGCAGCAGGTGGAAGACAGCCAGGAGCGGTTGGGGCTGGATGCGTTTGACGTGCTGTACATTCACGATCCGATGGATTTTCCCATGCAGCAGGTGATGGCAAAAGATGGCGCGCTTGGGGCGTTGCGAAAATTGCAGGATGAAGGTGTGGTGCGCTTTGTCGGTATTGCGGCGAATGATCCCGATTCAAATGGTCCCTATATTGATACGGGCGAGTTTGATGCTTCGGTGGTTCCCGATGCATGGAGTTTGTTGAACCGCACGGCGGATACATTCATTTTTCCCGGTGCCGAAAAACACAATGTGGGCATTGCGCTTGCTACGCCTCTGGAGCGCGGTTTGCTGGCGACGGGCCCCTTGCCCGGGCATTCTTATGTGAATCGCAATTTTAGTCAGGCTATTTTGGACCGCGTTGGGAGGATAAAAGCGCTTTGCGACGATTATGGATTTCCACTAGTGGCTGCCTCGCTGCAGTGGTGTACAAGACATCCGTTGATTGCAACGGCGATTTGCGGGGGGCGAAACAAAGAGGAGACGATTCAAAATGCCGAAGCTGGCAGTATTGAAATTCCCGAAGCGTTTTGGGATGATCTGGAGC is a window from the Gemmatimonadota bacterium genome containing:
- a CDS encoding aldo/keto reductase codes for the protein MQSKILGRTGLEVPIVSFGTAFLARVMGADGHFLPGVDEDVGVENVVAAIEAGCTLVDTAPLYGNTVSEKIIGRALRERPDLAEKCTVTTKVGRSGNEYDFSFDGVMQQVEDSQERLGLDAFDVLYIHDPMDFPMQQVMAKDGALGALRKLQDEGVVRFVGIAANDPDSNGPYIDTGEFDASVVPDAWSLLNRTADTFIFPGAEKHNVGIALATPLERGLLATGPLPGHSYVNRNFSQAILDRVGRIKALCDDYGFPLVAASLQWCTRHPLIATAICGGRNKEETIQNAEAGSIEIPEAFWDDLEPLIQDWDQGHVVKVGKT